CTCAGGCTGCTCACCTTCcctgccactgctgttctgtccagtgctgggtcctctgggacATCCCACCCAGAACAGATACACTGCGAGTCCTGGGAACTCCAGGCTTCACCCAGGCTCAGGACTCAGCACCCACTCTGCAGAATCCTGCCGAGGAGAGCAGGGGGCCTGAAATACCCTGCCCTGAGCCATTCCCAGGGTTCTCCAACTCTGGGAAACCACCCCAGTGCCAGCTCTGAGGAAAGTTGAAAATTAGGTGTAATtggaaacaggaaacagaagagaGGGGTGTCCAGTTGGTGGCGCCCCATCCTGGGCAGGATGCAGGAAAGAAAGGGTTAGGAGTCTGTAAAATGGAgtcagaattttttgtttgtttatttgtttgttttgcttgctttatGCCAGTGCATCCAGATGCCAGGCAGTAGACTTTCTCAAGGATAGGCCTGGGCTCCATCAGCCCTGCCATCTCAGGGGGCACTGTCCACATTTTGCAGTTGAGATCCTGGTAGAGCAGACAGGGGCAAACCAGTACTTGCCTCAACCTGTTTGGGCAAAGCTACATGGTTCTTGGGTGAGCAGCAGAGTTGCCTCTGGGCTTCTGCTGGCTCTGGAATATAGCAGCGTTAGGAGTTGTTTATCTGGGTCTGGATCCCCAGGGTCACAGAGAATCCCAAGAGCCTCCCTTGGATAAACAAGCCTGACCTTAGTTAAGCAGGATGGCTAATGCTGACGAGTCTGCTAGTTGCCCCAGCAGGGTTTGATAGACACCTGAGAGGCCTGGTCCCATGGGAAGGAGTTGGAAACCCTAGGCTCAGGCGCAGGATTGGACCTGTCATTTGGAACTAGGTGGCCTCGGCTCCTCAGACGGGATTAATTGAGGCTTGGATTTTGAAGCGGCCTAATCAAAAGGTGGGCTTTGGGATCCCACCAGATTCTTAGATCTGAGTGACCTCCGGACGGCTCGGACCGGACAGAGAAGCAAGTGGGTGGGCCAGGCGCGCCCCCTGCCGGTCGCCCCGTGTCTCTTCGCTCCAGGGTTCACTGCAACTCCttgcagcctcagtttccctaaatGTGAAACAAGGGGCGACAAGAGCAGCCTTGGAGAGAACTTTGTGATGCCAAGTGGGCCAGTGCATAGCCTTGGAGTCTCTTGGGATTGGGTTGTCATGCATGCCTGAttcttcagggatgcagggaaccCGACAGCTCATTTCTCCCGGTCCCCTGCAGTGGACGGCTGCATTCATCGGGCCGCGGGATCCCTGCTCACGGACGAATGCCGCACCCTACAGAACTGCGAGACCGGCAAAGCCAAGATCACTTGCGGCTATCGGCTGCCAGCCAAGTGTGAGTGTTCGAGGGGAACTGCCCACAGTCACAAGGGGGTGTCTTAACGTTAAGTGTAAGGGCCTGGCCCCTCTGACACTCAAGATAGCAGTTGGCAAATGGCTGGAGTTACAGCAGAGAGGAGAGTGAGAGGGCAATGTCAAGGTCTTTCACTACCTAGCAGTGACGTGGGTGGGCGGTCACAGTGTGTGCTGCAAGGGTGAGGTCCTTCTAGCGAGACAGCATGAGAGAATGATTGAAACTGTCACCCTATCCTAGATGTCATCCACACGGTGGGGCCCATCGCCGTGGGCCAACCCACTGCCAGCCAGGCGGCCGAGCTCCGCAGCTGCTACTTGAGCAGCCTGGACCTGCTGCTGGAGCACCGGCTGCGCTCAGTGGTAAGAGTCAACTGGCggcagggtcagggtcagggtcatcAGGGAAGGCACCAAGTAACCAAGTCCCCATGTCATCTTGCCCTCTCTTCCCTAGGCTTTCCCGTGCATCTCCACAGGCGTGTTTGGTGAGTCTGGaaaagccaggcctggtgtgGGCAGTGGCTCCTCCCCCGCCTTTCATCGaggaggtgggtggggtggggcggggccagATGTGGACTCACCAGACCCTGCCCTCAGGCTACCCCAATGAGGAGGCTGCAGAAGTAGTGCTGGCTTCGCTGCGGGAATGGCTGGAGCAGCACAAGGACAAGGTGAGACCTGACAGAGGTTGGCAGTGAGGCTGAAGCCTGGGTGCCTAGCGCTGAGCTGTGGCGGGTCAGTACCTGCCCTCCCCCAGCCCACTCCCTAGGCCAGGCGTATTTGTTGTGAGACAGAGATGGGAAGGGGTGAGTGTGCAGTCTGAACCCCTTCTATAAATGGCACAGTGAATTCTCCAATCTCCTGTGGTACCCATGGTAGAGACCCCGCAAGGGCAGGTGCATTTGGGGGAGCACACAGTACCAGCACTGAGAGGCCAGTGGAGGCCTAGCCCAAGCTGAGCAAGTCTCCCTGGCACAGGTGGATCGGCTCATCATCTGTGTGTTCCTGGAGAAGGACGAGGGCATTTACCGGGAGCGCCTTCCCCATTATTTCCCAGTAGGTATGTGCCCTTTTCTCCTGGCCACCCCAGGCCAGCCTACCCCTCCCCCAATGCCCCGGGGCATCTCTCACTGTCCTCTGCCTTCCAGCCTGAGGTTCCCACATCCCACCCTGAACAGGACTGGTAAGCAGGGCCTGGCCCAGTACTGTGTGGCCGCGCTACACTACTAACCTGGACCTCTAACACCCGCTCAATCTGCTATCGCTTACCTCCATGCAGTGGGGTGGTGAAGGCAGGGGGGGGACCCTGGGGCTTTCAGAAGTCCTCAATTCCCTTTAACCTATCTGCTCTGCCCTCAGACCCACCCGGGCCTGTAGGAATTCGTTCCCAGCTTTGAGAGGTCTCAGAAGCCTACAGCTTGTTCCAGCCTGGCCATCACAGGgttctgtcctttccttcagCCCTGCCTTTCAGAAGCCTCCTAATAAAGCTGTCTGGCTCAGCCCTCACTGTCTGGGTCTGGCTGggttctcctccccccaccccccaaggtaGCCCCTGGTAGGGGTGGTGTCTTGGACATCTTGCTTCAAGAGGCTACAACAGCCCTGGGTGAGCCAGGAGGGTAGATGCATGGGCCAGACAGCAGAGGCAGCGGCAGCAGCACTTCACATTTATTGAGGGCCTGCCCCCAAGGAGCTCACAGCCTGGGCTGAGACCCCAcatgtgctgggggtggggaggagaaggcaggTAATGCAGATATGGCCCAAGCAAAGGGGGTGCAGAGCAGGCACAGGCAGGGGCTCTGGGGAACAGGGGACAGGCAAGCTCTACTAGAGTGTCTCTCTCACACCAGGTCAGCTCCTCCAGGGCCCAGAGGATGCCTAGCTGCTCCACCCACTCTAGGCCAGCCTCCTCCCATGAATCTCTCACCCCAGTACTCCTCAATCATGCAGGCCCTTGAAGGTTGGCAGAGAGTTGTATCTGGGGCCCTGGCCAGAACAGCAAGTCTGTAAGTGCTTTGTATGGGTGGCTTGAGACCTCTGGTCAAGTTCCCACAGAAACCCTTGGGAGGCTAAGGAAGAAAGGGCAGGCCTATGGGAGCAGAACTCCAAGGAACCAGAAGGGGCCCACAGAGGCCTGGTCCCTTCCAACTTCTCTTGGCAGGAATGCTTGGGGTAGATGGTTGGAAAGCTGGGGACCCATCCTCGGGAAAGGGACAGCCAGACACAAGGCAGCCAGCGGGCAGGTAGGGAAGGGCGGCAGAGCAGGGAAGCGCACACTCGGGCTCACCACCAGCATCCCCTTTAATAAAACATGGAAGGTTCTAtgacaggagaagggaggagtgAAATATGACCATTTacaaccacacacaaaaaaaaaaaaaaaaaaaaaagaaaaagaagagaaagaaagaaaaccctctGTACATGTCTAGCGCCTGGCAGGGGAGGCAGGCGGGGCACAACAGGCCAGCCGGTCCTATTTGTAGAGGATATCGTAGTGTCCAGGTCGGTAGAGAAGGTAGACCTTGGGCTCGGAGCCCTCGGGGAAGACGTGTGGGTTGGTGGTGCCGCCCTCGCCGCGGTCCATGTACTCCACTTGGATGGACACACTGAGGGCCTGGGCCAGGGCTATGATGTGGATGTGGTCGCTCTCCTTGCACATGGGTTCCACCTCCTGTGGCACAGGGGCAGGTCAGGCCTGTCCCAGGATCCCTCCCCCAGGTCCCACAGCTCACCCTGGCATGCCCCACCCTgacacaaaagagaaaaggagggccCCAAAGCAGAGTGAGAGAGGAGGTGGCACCTGCTGGCAGAACTCCTTAACAGTCCGGCCACCCTCGATGAAGTGCTCGAAGAACTTGCTCTCCCGCTGTAGGTAGCCTGAGGTGAGCAGTCGCAGGTAGACCACAAGGTAGTCTGAGGTGCTCTGGTCATTGAAGGAGGCCAGCAGGTCAGCTACTGAGGTCTGCTTCTCCACCTGCTCGATAAGGTCCAtgaactgccccacccagggacaaAAGGTAAGATGAGGAAGATGGCAACAGGCCACCCTTACCATACATTAACCCAGCCTGAAACTGGTGGGCTCACTCACCGTGTTGTGGAAGTCTTCAATTGTGAATTCAGTGAAGCCCTGGGATACCAGGTCCTCTTTACTCTTGGCAGACACGGCTTTGAACCTGCAGGTGGGAAGGAATGGGAAGCCAATATGGGCTCCTCGGCTAGCAGAGCAAGGCCCTAGCCAGCCCAGTCCTGCCTAGACAAGGACACCCACCAAGCTCAAAAAGAAGTCCCCAAGCAACCCAAATGATGGGTAGCCTAAGGCCCTGACTTCCTCATGAGAGGTCCAGAGCCCCAGTGCCTGTCGTCCTCACCGCTGCAGTTCCTTGCTGTCATCTAGCAGTGCCTCCAGGTGGGAGAAGCCAAACGCTCGGTAGAAGCAGTTGCCATCAGGCCGGGTCTTCCGTATGTATGAGTACTTTTTGTGGAGGTCCTGCAGAGATGCAGCTCAGCTTAACATTCACCAGCCCAAGAAATGGCTAGAACAGCAGGTGGCAACTGAGCTCCCACCTCCTGGCTTCTGAATGGGGACACCAAGTAACCCACTGGCACTCTTGGAAGCTATGCACTTATGTGTCAATGGTTGTACGGTCGCCAGCCGCTAAGCCATGTGGGTACCACTGGCTAGAGCTTTGTTTAAAAACAGGTGACTAAATCTGTCCTTGACTAATACAGCTTTTTAAGGTCTTTAATGCAAGCAAGACAAACGGGAACAGGACAGGCCATACTACCAGCTGCCCTGCCCAGTAGGGCTCTAGCCACAGAGAAGCTCTCCCTACAGTCTGGGGCTAAACTGGCTCTCCAATACACTTTCACCTTCTAACCATGCTGCCCACAACAGGGACCacctccttcagcccttcctgcTTCCTCGAGATGAAGCAGTCCCATGACACAGACTCCTAGTACTGCTTAAGCAGGTCTTACCCATCTGGACAACCCTGGCCCTGGTCACCCCTTGTGCCTGCTCCTTCCTCAGATGACTATCCTCAGACAACTGTCAGTAAAGAGAGTCCTTTTACACTGAAAATATGGCCCTGACATTTCATCTGCCACTATGCTGCCCCAATATTCACTACCAGCTCCTGTCCCTCAGATTCAAGGACACCTTCCTATCAGTTTTGACTCCAGAGTCATATAAGATCCAGGTAGGCCTCCCAGTACAGACAGAAACTTGTGTGGGCAGCTTCTGTCTGGCCAATGTTAAGAACCCTCCCCAGCCTAGCCCTGGACAGTGGCAGCACTACCCTTCTTCTCATTTTCACCTGTCCTCTCCCACGCTACCCCTCATGCTTCTCCACTCTGAAAGGTCAGGCTCCACCAAAGGACACAGTATCCTTTAAGCCAGTTACAAcccaaacccagggcttcctgcctgCCCTATAAACCCCAGAGGCCTGACCGTATCTTTACCTCTTAGTCACAGATACAATATTccctttcattttggttttgagacaaggtctcattttgcagtacaggctggccttgaacttgctgtaatCTTGCCTGGGCTGAAATTCAAGACCACCAAACCTAGATAGAGTTCCGCCTTAGATGCTCTGCCTCCGACCCCTCTTCCATGGCTGAGACATCTCCACGGGCACAGCTGGTTTGCACCAACTTGATCTTCACCTCGGCTTTCAATGACCTCAGAGATGGCTCACTTCTGCCCCCACCCATCTACCAAACAGTAGATCCCTTAGGCTCTTCCTTCAACACACCTAGCACCCAAATGTATCACTACACAGCCCACTCCTGGTCTATCACGCCTGCTTAATGTTTTACTGTCAAAGCCCCTCACTACCCCCTCTTCCTCCACTGTGCCCTGAAACCTATTTTCACCCTGAAGCACTAGTAACCTCACAGCTAAGCCTTCTTCCTCTCTGCAGCCTTTAAAGCATCCAGACATTCCCAGGCCAAACTGGCTTTCATGGAGGCTCCAGCCTGCCCAGATGCCCACTTATTAAACCAACCTCAGACCCCACGCCCCTTGAACACCCTGTCACTTGGCATCTTGCTTCTGTCTGTTCATCAAATACATCTTTCATAGAGGCTCTTGCCCTCTACCCCcatttagaatgcaaattctCAGCTAGGCATGGATGAACATGCCTTTAACcgcagacagaagcaggaggatctctggagttcagggccagtctggtctacgtaagcaagtccaggacagccaggactctgttacacagagaaaccctgtctcaaatagccaaggaaggaaggaaggggggagggagggaggaagggcaaGTTCTCCCACTCCTTCATTTCTCTCCACAGTACTAACGACCTCTAAcaaccaaagtgtg
This genomic stretch from Mus musculus strain C57BL/6J chromosome 19, GRCm38.p6 C57BL/6J harbors:
- the Otub1 gene encoding ubiquitin thioesterase OTUB1 — translated: MAAEEPQQQKQEPLGSDSEGVNCLAYDEAIMAQQDRIQQEIAVQNPLVSERLELSVLYKEYAEDDNIYQQKIKDLHKKYSYIRKTRPDGNCFYRAFGFSHLEALLDDSKELQRFKAVSAKSKEDLVSQGFTEFTIEDFHNTFMDLIEQVEKQTSVADLLASFNDQSTSDYLVVYLRLLTSGYLQRESKFFEHFIEGGRTVKEFCQQEVEPMCKESDHIHIIALAQALSVSIQVEYMDRGEGGTTNPHVFPEGSEPKVYLLYRPGHYDILYK